Proteins encoded by one window of Ruminococcaceae bacterium R-25:
- a CDS encoding excisionase family DNA binding protein → MNKNDINIIIDQQLPPADKKEKGAAYYAEMIKAGMAEHANDPSPAKVTNLNKLKEKKLLTVNEAAELFGIGRNKIRELTNDKDCPYVIWIGSHRRIKREAFEKFISELFAV, encoded by the coding sequence ATGAACAAGAACGACATCAACATCATTATCGACCAGCAGCTCCCCCCCGCTGACAAAAAGGAAAAAGGAGCAGCCTATTATGCGGAAATGATAAAGGCAGGCATGGCAGAACACGCTAACGATCCGAGCCCGGCAAAAGTAACCAACCTAAACAAACTGAAAGAGAAGAAGCTGTTAACGGTTAACGAGGCAGCCGAACTCTTTGGAATCGGAAGGAACAAAATCCGTGAGCTTACCAATGACAAAGACTGCCCTTATGTCATCTGGATCGGCAGTCACAGAAGGATCAAAAGGGAAGCTTTTGAGAAATTTATTTCAGAACTTTTTGCCGTATAA
- a CDS encoding AAA domain-containing protein, producing the protein MNKEFKPLKVDNVSNLANKEFETIDPLIDHFLPGKGLYLLCGSAKVGKSWMALQIALCISTGMNLWNYDTKKKEVLYLCLEDGEKRLQDRLFSIANECPKELMYSTDAAPIGGGLEEQLEDALKDHPDIGLFIIDTLAAIRCEQNKADINTKNPYQGDYNTIAPLHKFCEEHNVAILLVHHTRKMRSVDPFDDILGTNGLFGASDGAFIFRKESADTDVKLHLRSRDMEERILTIRFNSTLSHWELVKENTPVEDAFQTDEDLKKALDYLKEHGSFDGTATEFCNLIKASKKPQSISGKIWNRRNDLAKLGFSFMRDHRRDATHFTFTKIEPESEKKSEPGCYPFDIVFQDSAGVYHLYGGNKAVTSSQSSQTA; encoded by the coding sequence ATGAATAAGGAATTTAAACCTCTCAAAGTCGACAATGTCAGCAACCTGGCTAACAAGGAATTTGAGACCATTGATCCTCTGATCGATCACTTCCTTCCAGGTAAAGGTTTGTATCTTCTTTGTGGCAGTGCGAAAGTCGGTAAGTCATGGATGGCACTTCAAATCGCCTTGTGTATCAGCACAGGAATGAACCTCTGGAATTATGACACCAAGAAAAAAGAAGTGTTATATCTCTGCCTCGAAGATGGCGAGAAAAGGTTGCAGGACCGCTTGTTCAGCATTGCTAATGAATGCCCAAAAGAATTAATGTATAGCACGGATGCTGCTCCAATCGGCGGCGGCCTGGAAGAACAACTTGAAGATGCGCTTAAAGATCATCCGGATATCGGTCTGTTCATCATAGACACACTTGCAGCTATCCGTTGCGAACAGAACAAAGCAGATATTAACACCAAGAATCCTTATCAGGGGGATTACAACACTATCGCACCTCTTCATAAGTTCTGCGAAGAGCATAACGTAGCGATACTGCTCGTTCATCACACGCGCAAGATGAGATCTGTTGACCCGTTCGATGACATCTTAGGCACTAACGGTTTGTTCGGTGCATCAGACGGAGCGTTCATTTTCCGCAAGGAATCAGCTGATACAGATGTGAAACTTCACCTTCGCAGCCGTGATATGGAAGAACGAATCCTTACAATCAGATTTAATAGTACGTTAAGTCATTGGGAACTTGTTAAAGAGAATACGCCTGTCGAAGATGCTTTTCAGACTGATGAGGATCTTAAGAAGGCTCTTGATTACTTAAAGGAACATGGTTCTTTTGACGGTACTGCCACAGAGTTCTGCAATCTGATAAAAGCAAGTAAAAAGCCTCAGTCGATCAGCGGGAAGATTTGGAACAGACGGAATGATCTTGCAAAGCTCGGATTCAGTTTTATGAGAGATCACAGACGCGATGCAACACACTTCACATTTACCAAGATCGAACCGGAATCAGAGAAAAAATCAGAACCAGGGTGTTATCCGTTCGATATTGTATTTCAGGATAGTGCAGGTGTTTATCACTTGTACGGTGGCAATAAAGCCGTCACATCATCACAGTCGTCACAAACAGCATAA
- a CDS encoding relaxase/mobilization nuclease-like protein produces the protein MAVTSIWAVKNRMDTVLNYIENPEKTTQRPEEAPDANAAMKHIRDVLGYACNEDKTDKMMYVTGVNCDPDTALEEFIEVKQRWHKEGGRLAYHGYQSFLEGPGEITAEEAHEIGVELAKELWGDRFQVVVATHLNTGHYHNHFVLNSVSFADGYKYVRFNSDYRHMQEVSDNLCRQRGLNVIMNPSTTKGKTYDEWKAEREGKYTVRGTIREDIDYAIRLSSSWNDFAEMMHELGYEFKFFGKNHEPLKYPGLKPPDAKGYFRFRNLGPDYDTDAIYRRIIKNTLTPGIQLHPQNKIDIKEWDPPAQKLAPKPHLFRWYCFKLYTFVSSPRKRKEHISMYIREDIRKLDHYIEMLDFICKHEVYDKRSISEVKAGYNRQLEALQEKKNERYSWLRYHEKNGHQSFVTSLKREIKEISQEMADIRHELKICDDCYISTDEVLEHAERLQQQLQSQQKQRSRGGRAR, from the coding sequence ATGGCTGTAACATCCATATGGGCTGTTAAGAATCGTATGGACACCGTTCTCAACTATATCGAGAATCCGGAGAAGACGACACAAAGACCTGAAGAAGCTCCCGATGCTAATGCGGCCATGAAACATATCCGTGACGTTCTCGGATATGCCTGCAATGAAGACAAGACCGACAAGATGATGTATGTCACAGGTGTTAATTGTGATCCCGATACAGCTCTTGAAGAATTCATAGAGGTAAAGCAGCGCTGGCACAAAGAAGGCGGACGTCTTGCCTATCACGGTTATCAGTCTTTCCTTGAAGGTCCCGGAGAGATCACAGCTGAAGAAGCTCACGAGATTGGAGTTGAACTTGCTAAAGAGTTGTGGGGCGACAGATTCCAAGTGGTAGTTGCTACTCACCTTAATACCGGTCATTACCACAATCACTTTGTGCTGAATTCCGTATCATTTGCCGACGGATATAAGTATGTGCGGTTCAATTCTGATTACCGCCACATGCAGGAAGTCAGTGACAACTTATGCCGTCAACGCGGTCTGAACGTTATCATGAACCCGTCCACAACAAAGGGCAAAACGTATGATGAATGGAAAGCCGAACGCGAAGGAAAGTATACGGTACGAGGCACGATCCGTGAAGATATCGATTATGCGATCCGACTCTCCAGTTCATGGAACGATTTTGCCGAAATGATGCACGAACTCGGATACGAGTTTAAGTTCTTCGGGAAGAATCATGAGCCGCTAAAATATCCGGGATTAAAACCGCCTGATGCAAAGGGTTATTTCAGATTCAGGAATCTCGGCCCTGATTATGATACTGATGCCATTTACAGAAGGATTATCAAGAACACATTAACTCCGGGCATTCAGCTTCATCCTCAAAACAAGATCGATATCAAGGAGTGGGATCCGCCAGCGCAGAAATTAGCACCCAAGCCTCATTTGTTCAGATGGTACTGTTTCAAACTATATACGTTTGTCAGCAGTCCGCGAAAACGAAAAGAACACATCTCTATGTATATCCGCGAAGATATCCGTAAGTTAGATCACTATATCGAGATGTTGGATTTCATCTGCAAACACGAGGTATACGACAAGCGGTCAATATCCGAAGTAAAAGCCGGGTATAACAGGCAGCTCGAAGCTTTGCAGGAAAAGAAGAACGAAAGGTATTCATGGCTGAGATATCACGAGAAAAACGGGCATCAATCATTCGTCACCAGCCTCAAACGTGAAATAAAAGAGATCTCGCAAGAGATGGCAGATATCCGGCACGAACTCAAAATATGTGATGACTGCTACATATCGACCGACGAGGTGTTGGAACATGCCGAAAGACTTCAACAACAGCTTCAGTCACAACAAAAACAAAGAAGCCGTGGCGGTCGAGCAAGATAA
- a CDS encoding ribbon-helix-helix CopG family protein has product MMRIKPNRKRTIEFKVMLSPEEAELLKKKSEESGLSRSEVLRSLLIGRSITGYRDGSTTPSHFGQTIRKDGN; this is encoded by the coding sequence ATGATGAGAATCAAGCCAAACAGGAAGCGGACAATCGAGTTTAAAGTGATGCTGAGTCCTGAGGAAGCAGAACTCTTGAAGAAGAAATCTGAAGAGTCCGGTCTGTCCCGGTCAGAAGTTTTAAGGAGCTTGTTAATCGGCAGGAGCATCACAGGATACCGGGATGGTTCCACTACCCCATCGCACTTTGGTCAGACAATAAGAAAGGATGGTAACTAA
- a CDS encoding type II restriction/modification system DNA methylase subunit YeeA, which produces MAINHKAAKEFAKRWAGKTWSEDQFAGVFWIDLLKSVYDIECNDTSNVIFEYRTSASGKIDLWLRNLSTMVEMKSSGVDLDKPELRQGEMKTPFKQVYDYAVSFPRSEQPDYLITCNFEKFRVYSRKEYGDLNLESKAQEFTVEELGDKPEYLSFLIDPQNSRLYHEREISEQAGQLIGKLYDMLREQYIDPDSEDSKHSLNVLCVRLVFCLFCEDAGLFNEMDAFYNFLKDVPASNIRINLQRLFKNLDIPKENRDKYDEAIRVFPYVNGGLFREDVEIPNFTNEIKSFLLDELSQSVDWSKISPTIFGGIFESTLNPETRRKGGMHYTSPENIHKVIDPLFLDDLKAEFEAIRTDEELSVIKKRNKYRKFHEKLCSLVFFDPACGSGNFLTETYICLKQLEYAVLKEYKSKQMSLFDSSVEGEIELRVKLDQFYGIEINDFAVSVAETALWISRLKSNKDYMLLLDLDEKDFPLDERANIICDNALRFDWNNLIEPSRVSFIIGNPPFAGARWMTKEQKDDLISVFGSKWKNVGDLDYVCCWYKLATEYMKGSSIRSAFVSTNSITQGVSVVNLWKPLFEQGIHIDFAYQTFIWDSEASIKAHVHCVIVGFSYYYQGTKKIYNGSAVCEVNNINGYLLGTDDVFIEKMSKPISNVPPISLGGQAIDDGNLILSIEEKDALLKKEPQAKAFIRPYMMGKDFIERRPRYCLWLVNADKNTLNACPSILDRIDRVLKFRLSSSRDNTLKAAKEPALFATCLELFSNYIAIPKVSSQNRKYIPMDYLTPDIIPGDKLFTMPDATEYEFGVLMSIVHMAWTRAISGRLKSDYSYSNTLVYNNFPWPNPTNEQKAIIEQTAQGILDARELYPGKSLADLYDPDKMPEELRIAHEANDKAVMDAYGFASDMGEPEIVAELMKLYQKLTEQH; this is translated from the coding sequence ATGGCTATCAATCATAAAGCGGCAAAAGAATTTGCAAAGCGTTGGGCTGGAAAAACTTGGTCTGAAGATCAATTTGCTGGTGTGTTTTGGATTGATCTACTTAAGTCGGTTTATGATATCGAGTGTAATGACACTAGTAATGTAATATTTGAATACCGAACTAGTGCAAGCGGCAAGATTGATCTATGGCTGCGAAATCTTTCTACTATGGTTGAGATGAAAAGCTCAGGCGTAGATCTTGATAAGCCTGAACTCCGTCAAGGTGAGATGAAGACACCATTTAAGCAGGTTTATGATTACGCCGTAAGCTTTCCGCGAAGTGAACAACCAGATTATCTTATTACCTGCAATTTTGAAAAGTTCCGAGTTTATAGCAGAAAAGAATATGGTGATCTTAATCTTGAAAGTAAAGCTCAAGAGTTTACTGTAGAAGAACTCGGTGACAAGCCTGAATATCTAAGCTTCTTAATTGATCCTCAGAACAGTCGTTTATATCATGAACGAGAAATATCTGAGCAGGCCGGTCAGTTGATTGGCAAACTCTACGATATGTTGAGAGAACAGTATATAGATCCGGACTCAGAAGATTCTAAGCATTCGCTTAATGTTCTTTGTGTTCGTCTAGTGTTCTGTCTTTTCTGTGAAGATGCTGGGCTTTTTAATGAAATGGATGCTTTTTATAATTTCCTTAAGGACGTTCCGGCTTCGAATATAAGGATTAATCTTCAGCGGTTATTTAAGAACCTTGATATTCCAAAAGAGAATCGTGATAAATATGATGAAGCTATTAGAGTTTTTCCATATGTAAATGGTGGTTTGTTCCGGGAGGATGTTGAAATCCCTAATTTTACCAATGAAATCAAGTCATTCCTGCTGGATGAGCTTTCTCAAAGTGTTGATTGGTCTAAAATATCTCCAACTATTTTTGGCGGTATCTTTGAATCTACTTTAAATCCAGAGACCCGTCGTAAAGGTGGAATGCATTATACTTCTCCAGAAAATATCCATAAGGTAATAGATCCGTTGTTCCTGGATGATCTTAAAGCTGAGTTCGAAGCTATTAGAACAGATGAAGAATTATCAGTAATTAAGAAAAGGAATAAATACAGAAAGTTTCACGAGAAGCTTTGCTCGTTGGTTTTCTTTGACCCCGCGTGTGGTTCAGGAAACTTCCTTACGGAGACGTATATCTGCCTGAAACAACTTGAGTATGCTGTCCTTAAAGAATACAAATCAAAGCAGATGTCGCTTTTTGATAGTAGTGTCGAAGGCGAAATAGAGTTGAGGGTTAAGCTCGATCAGTTCTACGGTATTGAAATAAATGATTTTGCTGTATCAGTAGCGGAAACGGCTCTCTGGATTTCAAGGTTAAAATCAAACAAAGACTATATGCTTTTGCTTGACCTAGACGAGAAAGACTTCCCATTGGACGAACGCGCTAATATCATCTGTGATAATGCTTTGAGATTCGATTGGAATAACCTTATTGAACCATCGAGAGTGTCTTTTATCATTGGTAATCCACCCTTTGCTGGAGCAAGGTGGATGACAAAAGAACAAAAAGATGATTTGATTTCAGTTTTTGGCTCAAAATGGAAAAACGTTGGTGACTTAGATTATGTTTGTTGCTGGTATAAGCTTGCTACAGAATATATGAAAGGGAGTAGCATCAGATCGGCATTTGTCTCAACAAACTCGATAACTCAAGGTGTTAGTGTAGTAAATCTATGGAAACCGCTATTCGAGCAGGGCATACATATTGATTTTGCATATCAAACATTTATTTGGGACAGTGAAGCATCAATAAAAGCCCACGTTCACTGCGTAATAGTGGGATTTAGTTATTACTATCAAGGCACAAAGAAAATATACAATGGTAGTGCTGTCTGTGAGGTCAATAACATAAATGGATATCTGTTAGGGACCGATGATGTTTTTATTGAAAAAATGTCAAAACCGATCTCAAATGTACCGCCGATAAGCTTGGGTGGACAGGCAATAGATGATGGAAATCTAATATTATCAATTGAAGAAAAGGATGCATTGCTTAAAAAAGAACCTCAAGCAAAAGCCTTTATAAGGCCATATATGATGGGAAAGGACTTTATTGAGAGACGTCCAAGGTATTGTCTGTGGTTAGTTAATGCTGATAAGAATACATTGAATGCGTGCCCCTCAATACTTGATAGGATAGATCGTGTATTAAAATTTAGGCTTTCTAGTTCACGAGACAACACATTAAAAGCCGCTAAGGAACCGGCTTTGTTTGCCACGTGTTTAGAATTATTCAGCAACTATATTGCTATTCCCAAAGTGTCATCTCAAAATAGGAAATATATTCCAATGGATTATCTAACTCCTGATATTATTCCCGGAGATAAGCTTTTCACTATGCCAGACGCAACAGAATATGAGTTTGGTGTACTAATGTCAATTGTACATATGGCTTGGACAAGAGCAATAAGTGGCAGATTAAAGAGTGATTACAGTTATTCAAATACATTGGTATATAACAACTTCCCTTGGCCAAACCCTACCAATGAACAGAAAGCTATCATAGAGCAAACAGCCCAGGGAATACTCGATGCGCGTGAGTTGTATCCGGGCAAGAGTCTCGCTGATCTATATGATCCCGATAAGATGCCTGAAGAGCTCCGTATCGCACACGAAGCAAACGACAAGGCTGTTATGGATGCTTATGGGTTTGCGAGTGATATGGGTGAACCTGAGATTGTTGCAGAACTGATGAAACTGTATCAGAAACTGACAGAACAGCACTGA
- a CDS encoding transporter family protein has translation MWLIMAALSALFAGLTAILAKCGIKKTDSDVATALRTVVVLLFAWIMVFIVGSAGTITEISAKSIIFLILSGFATGASWICYFKALSVGDVNKVVPVDKSSTVLTVLIAIILFSETEHLAVKLIGTALLAAGVFLMIEKKKTEAKDTKRTWLPYAIGSAVFAALTSILGKIGITDVESNLGTAIRTGVVLVMAWLIVFVKGKGAELKNTDSKELVFIALSGIATGASWLCYYYSIQNGVVSVVVPIDKLSIIVSVAFSYFVFKEKLSRKALAGLILIVVGTLAMAIWA, from the coding sequence ATGTGGCTGATCATGGCGGCTTTATCCGCGCTCTTTGCCGGACTTACGGCGATACTTGCGAAATGCGGGATCAAAAAGACTGATTCAGACGTGGCGACTGCTCTGCGGACGGTCGTTGTACTCCTTTTTGCCTGGATCATGGTGTTTATCGTTGGCTCTGCTGGAACGATCACGGAAATATCGGCAAAATCTATCATCTTCTTAATTCTGTCCGGCTTTGCGACAGGAGCCTCGTGGATCTGCTATTTTAAAGCCCTGTCCGTCGGCGATGTGAACAAGGTCGTTCCCGTCGATAAATCCAGCACGGTTCTGACAGTGCTTATCGCAATCATCCTTTTCAGTGAGACAGAACATCTGGCGGTCAAGCTGATCGGTACTGCACTTCTTGCGGCAGGCGTGTTTCTGATGATCGAAAAGAAGAAAACTGAAGCAAAGGACACAAAGCGCACGTGGCTGCCCTACGCGATCGGTTCCGCTGTTTTTGCTGCCCTGACCTCTATTCTGGGAAAGATCGGCATAACGGATGTAGAATCAAATCTCGGGACGGCGATCCGTACTGGTGTTGTTCTTGTTATGGCTTGGCTGATCGTCTTCGTTAAAGGCAAAGGTGCTGAACTGAAAAATACTGATTCCAAAGAACTTGTATTCATAGCTCTGTCCGGGATTGCCACAGGCGCATCATGGCTCTGTTACTATTACTCCATACAGAACGGCGTCGTCAGCGTTGTCGTACCGATCGATAAGCTCAGCATTATCGTTTCCGTCGCTTTTTCCTATTTCGTATTCAAAGAAAAGTTGAGCAGAAAGGCGCTTGCCGGGTTGATTCTGATTGTTGTCGGCACTTTGGCGATGGCGATCTGGGCATAG
- a CDS encoding 2-haloacid dehalogenase/putative hydrolase of the HAD superfamily encodes MIKALFVDFYGTVVHEDGAVIKVITQMIKDTGDGSDTSEIDSFWWTDFQTMFLDSFGIAFETQRDLERKSLEHTIVKFHSSADASKLSDMMFEHWMRPPIFEESKEFFSKCPIPVYIVSNIDTSDIMCAIEYHGLNPAGVFTSEDARSYKPRRELFELALSKTGLMPDEVIHIGDSINSDVKGASALGIGTLWLNRFGKAVPEGVTDIKDLLESLAVIS; translated from the coding sequence ATGATCAAGGCTTTGTTTGTGGATTTTTATGGCACTGTTGTCCATGAAGATGGCGCAGTCATTAAGGTGATAACTCAGATGATCAAAGATACCGGTGACGGGTCTGACACATCTGAGATCGATTCTTTCTGGTGGACTGATTTCCAGACGATGTTCCTTGATTCATTTGGCATTGCTTTTGAGACTCAAAGGGATCTTGAGAGGAAATCATTGGAACATACAATCGTAAAATTCCATTCTTCGGCAGATGCTTCAAAGTTAAGTGACATGATGTTTGAACATTGGATGAGGCCGCCGATATTTGAAGAATCCAAAGAGTTTTTCAGTAAATGTCCTATCCCGGTCTACATTGTTTCCAACATTGATACATCTGACATTATGTGTGCAATTGAATACCATGGTCTTAATCCGGCCGGCGTTTTTACATCCGAGGATGCAAGATCATATAAACCTCGAAGGGAACTGTTTGAACTGGCACTTAGCAAAACCGGGCTTATGCCTGACGAAGTTATTCATATCGGTGATTCAATAAACAGTGATGTTAAAGGCGCTTCTGCTCTGGGGATCGGAACTTTGTGGCTTAACAGATTCGGAAAGGCTGTTCCGGAGGGTGTTACAGACATAAAAGATCTTCTTGAGTCATTAGCTGTTATCAGTTGA